One genomic region from Oligoflexus sp. encodes:
- a CDS encoding dipeptidyl-peptidase 3 family protein encodes MKWASKISVGLLALGLQAQGEAASAALPNLQELKKMEAAFAPVPLNVDVKALPESEKKALALIIQAAQIMDGLYLRQVWAGNEARLLDLLQDQSELGRARVRMFALYKGPWIRLEENRPFLPAVPEKPKEANFYPAGTSKQDIENWIKGLNPADKEAAQGFFTVVRRDAQGKFASVGYHIEYQKELALAADYLLKAAAVTTQPTLKEFLTLRAKAFQTNDYYDSEVAWMKLDASVEPTIGPYEVYEDEWFNAKAAFEAFVTIRDEAETAKLAKYERELQDLENKLPIDPKYRNPKLGALAPIKVVNSIYSSGDASHGVQTAAFNLPNDVRVSKAMGTKRTMLKNIQEAKFQKILIPITKVVLSPADQKAVTFDAFFTHILMHEVMHGLGPHNVHESKDNTSVRTALQDSYSAIEEAKADISGLWAMQQLIDKGVMDRKYESSMYITFLASAFRSIRFGLNEAHGKGIALQLNTLLDAGAFTVDKKGLFSVNNARIKEAVSKLTGELMELQARGDYAKAQEMLKRLGVVRPEVKAALDRLKGTPVDIAPQFVTASQLIQQYGQ; translated from the coding sequence TCGCGCCTGTGCCTTTGAATGTCGATGTGAAAGCTCTGCCGGAATCGGAAAAAAAGGCCCTCGCCTTGATTATCCAGGCCGCACAGATCATGGATGGCCTTTACCTGCGGCAGGTCTGGGCCGGCAATGAAGCGAGGCTCTTGGACCTGCTTCAGGATCAAAGTGAACTCGGCCGTGCGCGGGTCCGCATGTTCGCGCTTTATAAAGGCCCCTGGATCCGTCTGGAAGAAAATCGGCCCTTCCTGCCCGCCGTTCCTGAAAAGCCGAAAGAGGCCAACTTCTATCCCGCTGGGACCAGCAAGCAGGATATTGAAAACTGGATCAAGGGTTTGAATCCAGCTGACAAGGAAGCCGCACAGGGCTTCTTCACCGTCGTTCGAAGGGATGCCCAGGGTAAATTCGCGAGCGTCGGCTATCACATCGAATATCAAAAGGAACTGGCGCTGGCGGCGGATTATCTTTTGAAAGCGGCTGCCGTCACAACGCAGCCGACGCTGAAAGAATTTCTGACTCTGCGGGCCAAAGCCTTTCAGACCAATGATTACTATGACAGCGAAGTGGCCTGGATGAAGCTCGATGCCAGCGTCGAACCCACCATCGGGCCTTACGAGGTTTATGAAGATGAGTGGTTCAATGCGAAGGCAGCGTTTGAAGCCTTCGTGACCATTCGCGATGAAGCGGAAACGGCCAAGCTCGCGAAGTATGAAAGAGAGCTGCAGGATCTGGAAAACAAACTCCCGATTGATCCCAAGTATAGAAACCCCAAGCTCGGCGCCCTGGCTCCGATCAAGGTCGTGAATTCGATCTATAGCTCAGGCGATGCGAGTCACGGCGTGCAGACGGCCGCTTTCAATCTGCCGAATGATGTCCGCGTATCCAAGGCGATGGGCACCAAGCGGACGATGCTGAAGAATATTCAGGAAGCCAAGTTTCAAAAAATCCTGATCCCGATCACCAAGGTCGTCCTTTCCCCCGCGGATCAGAAAGCGGTGACCTTCGATGCCTTCTTCACGCATATACTGATGCATGAAGTGATGCACGGACTCGGGCCGCACAATGTTCACGAATCGAAGGACAATACTTCGGTCAGGACAGCGCTGCAGGACAGTTATTCAGCCATAGAAGAAGCGAAGGCTGATATCTCGGGACTCTGGGCCATGCAGCAGCTGATTGATAAAGGCGTGATGGATAGAAAATACGAATCCTCGATGTACATCACCTTCCTCGCGTCCGCTTTCCGCTCCATTCGCTTTGGTTTGAATGAAGCGCACGGCAAGGGCATCGCTTTGCAGCTCAATACGCTTTTGGATGCGGGCGCCTTCACCGTGGATAAGAAGGGTCTTTTCTCGGTGAACAACGCCCGCATCAAGGAAGCGGTCAGCAAACTCACGGGCGAGCTGATGGAACTGCAGGCCCGCGGGGACTATGCGAAAGCCCAGGAGATGCTGAAGCGCCTGGGCGTCGTGCGGCCTGAAGTCAAAGCCGCGCTGGATCGTTTGAAGGGAACTCCGGTGGACATTGCCCCGCAATTCGTCACCGCGTCCCAGTTGATACAGCAGTACGGTCAGTAG